A DNA window from Phoenix dactylifera cultivar Barhee BC4 unplaced genomic scaffold, palm_55x_up_171113_PBpolish2nd_filt_p 000090F, whole genome shotgun sequence contains the following coding sequences:
- the LOC103710635 gene encoding ubiquitin carboxyl-terminal hydrolase MINDY-1 isoform X8, producing MATEDRRKEAEAEVVYKTKVIQFLGRSTPIILQNDNGPCPLLAICNVLLLRNNLNLSLDASEVSLQKLLSLVAEKLIDSNSNVQDKDDVYVSNQQQNIADAIDLLPRLATGIDVNVHFRKINDFEFTRECAIFDLLDIGLYHGWIVDPQDTDTAAAIGSKSYNTLVGELVAFEARKSEGENKSVQEEDSIDFAAATTATLGVPSPCLSRGRSFDDHPISTSVDQRRGKGDMEEEEELMRALNLSRSEMSTPVNVSMSPVADWSNPSPKLEESTHQCSGLGTHADSLGVQNGAESEKLYQSDSFAPQVSNSSSDWKDDVTAEDGSTRAGSGYNTGQSISEGSTKLLISSDSKETVRTDMLMQKVDPPLLSTEEDGSDWCCTNKDLMIASGEDQSARHDKPTDNLIDCNSAVFSDPIAHCSDFLSSNGREELSDVSEAVSSSFEGSEPIYEGEERILESVLMTHENQEPVYEGQLIKNFLENNASQLTIYGLFCLQEGLKERELCVFFRNNHFSSMFKFNGELYLLATDQGYINQPDLVWEKLNEVNGDTVFMTGNFMEFKAENQVNDSWNEQNAMTSTADYLASLESSSPSSSTINSDLQLAIALQQQEFEQQPPCQQQQHPQQPPVTVRPRLVTGPQLKTPCPNDVLDPEDEWFLHNILNHIMETMLFI from the exons ATGGCGACGGAAGACCGGAGgaaggaggcggaggcggaggtcgTCTACAAGACGAAGGTTATCCAGTTCCTCGGCCGCTCCACCCCCATCATCCTCCAGAACGACAACGGTCCCTGCCCTCTGCTGGCCATCT GTAATGTCCTGCTGCTAAGGAATAACCTTAATCTGAGTTTGGATGCGTCGGAGGTCTCGCTGCAGAAGCTGCTTTCTCTTGTGGCAGAAAAGCTGATTGATTCCAACAGCAACGTTCAG GACAAGGATGATGTGTATGTTAGCAACCAGCAACAGAACATAGCAGATGCCATTGACCTGCTGCCTCGTCTTGCTACTGGAATTGATGTTAATGTGCATTTCAGGAA GATAAATGATTTTGAGTTCACACGGGAATGTGCCATATTTGATCTCCTTGATATTGGTTTGTACCATGGGTGGATAGTTGATCCTCAG GATACTGATACTGCAGCGGCAATTGGGTCCAAGTCTTACAATACACTTGTTGGTGAGCTTGTTGCCTTCGAAGCAAGGAAATCTGAGGGTGAAAATAAGAGCGTGCAAGAAGAAGACTCCATTGATTTTGCTGCTGCAACAACTGCGACATTAGGAGTTCCGTCGCCATGCCTTTCAAGAGGTAGATCATTTGACGATCATCCAATCTCAACCTCTGTTGACCAAAGAAGAGGGAAAGGTgacatggaagaagaagaagagctgaTGAGAGCCTTGAACCTCTCTAGATCTGAAATGTCCACTCCAGTTAACGTTTCCATGTCTCCTGTTGCTGATTGGAGTAATCCATCTCCTAAACTAGAGGAAAGCACACATCAGTGTTCTGGATTGGGAACTCATGCTGATTCTTTGGGGGTACAAAATGGAGCTGAATCTGAAAAGTTGTATCAGTCAGACTCGTTTGCACCACAAGTATCCAATTCATCCAGTGACTGGAAGGATGATGTCACAGCAGAGGATGGGTCAACCAGGGCTGGTTCTGGATATAACACTGGTCAGTCAATCTCTGAAGGATCCACGAAACTTTTAATATCCAGTGACTCAAAGGAGACTGTAAGGACTGATATGTTAATGCAGAAAGTGGATCCACCTCTGCTATCTACCGAAGAAGATGGTTCTGACTGGTGCTGCACTAACAAAGACCTGATGATTGCTTCAGGAGAGGATCAATCTGCGAGACATGATAAGCCCACTGATAATCTGATTGATTGCAACTCTGCAGTTTTTTCTGATCCAATTGCCCATTGTTCTGATTTCCTTTCCTCAAATGGAAGAGAAGAGCTTTCTGATGTTTCTGAGGCTGTCAGTTCAAGCTTTGAAGGGAGTGAGCCCATATATGAAGGAGAAGAACGCATTCTTGAATCTGTACTTATGACACATGAAAACCAAGAGCCAGTCTATGAAG GGCAACTGATAAAAAACTTTTTGGAAAATAATGCAAGCCAATTGACCATCTACGG CCTATTTTGCTTGCAAGAGGGGCTTAAAGAAAGAGAACTTTGTGTGTTTTTCCGTAATAATCATTTCAGCTCTATGTTTAAG ttcaATGGTGAACTCTATCTCTTGGCTACTGATCAAGGTTATATTAACCAACCTGATTTGGTGTGGGAAAAGTTAAATGAG GTAAATGGAGATACTGTTTTTATGACCGGTAACTTCATGGAATTTAAGGCCGAAAATCAAGTCAATGACTCATGGAATGAACAGAATGCCATGACCAGTACTGCT gATTATTTAGCTTCTCTTGAAAGTTCATCTCCATCAAGTTCAACTATAAA TTCTGACCTGCAACTGGCGATTGCGCTTCAACAACAGGAGTTTGAACAACAGCCTCCATGCCAGCAACAACAGCATCCACAACAGCCACCTGTTACTGTTCGTCCAAGGCTTGTCACAGGTCCTCAG TTAAAAACTCCATGTCCAAATGATGTTCTGGATCCGGAAGATGAATGGTTTTTACATAACATTTTGAATCATATCATGGAGACAATGTTGTTCATATAg
- the LOC103710635 gene encoding ubiquitin carboxyl-terminal hydrolase MINDY-1 isoform X4 encodes MATEDRRKEAEAEVVYKTKVIQFLGRSTPIILQNDNGPCPLLAICNVLLLRNNLNLSLDASEVSLQKLLSLVAEKLIDSNSNVQDKDDVYVSNQQQNIADAIDLLPRLATGIDVNVHFRKINDFEFTRECAIFDLLDIGLYHGWIVDPQDTDTAAAIGSKSYNTLVGELVAFEARKSEGENKSVQEEDSIDFAAATTATLGVPSPCLSRGRSFDDHPISTSVDQRRGKGDMEEEEELMRALNLSRSEMSTPVNVSMSPVADWSNPSPKLEESTHQCSGLGTHADSLGVQNGAESEKLYQSDSFAPQVSNSSSDWKDDVTAEDGSTRAGSGYNTGQSISEGSTKLLISSDSKETVRTDMLMQKVDPPLLSTEEDGSDWCCTNKDLMIASGEDQSARHDKPTDNLIDCNSAVFSDPIAHCSDFLSSNGREELSDVSEAVSSSFEGSEPIYEGEERILESVLMTHENQEPVYEGEAILAEQADKTEEDNSPKHLNDEVTRHQWQLIKNFLENNASQLTIYGLFCLQEGLKERELCVFFRNNHFSSMFKFNGELYLLATDQGYINQPDLVWEKLNEVNGDTVFMTGNFMEFKAENQVNDSWNEQNAMTSTADYLASLESSSPSSSTINSDLQLAIALQQQEFEQQPPCQQQQHPQQPPVTVRPRLVTGPQAPRNSSASQKSESRAKDKCVVM; translated from the exons ATGGCGACGGAAGACCGGAGgaaggaggcggaggcggaggtcgTCTACAAGACGAAGGTTATCCAGTTCCTCGGCCGCTCCACCCCCATCATCCTCCAGAACGACAACGGTCCCTGCCCTCTGCTGGCCATCT GTAATGTCCTGCTGCTAAGGAATAACCTTAATCTGAGTTTGGATGCGTCGGAGGTCTCGCTGCAGAAGCTGCTTTCTCTTGTGGCAGAAAAGCTGATTGATTCCAACAGCAACGTTCAG GACAAGGATGATGTGTATGTTAGCAACCAGCAACAGAACATAGCAGATGCCATTGACCTGCTGCCTCGTCTTGCTACTGGAATTGATGTTAATGTGCATTTCAGGAA GATAAATGATTTTGAGTTCACACGGGAATGTGCCATATTTGATCTCCTTGATATTGGTTTGTACCATGGGTGGATAGTTGATCCTCAG GATACTGATACTGCAGCGGCAATTGGGTCCAAGTCTTACAATACACTTGTTGGTGAGCTTGTTGCCTTCGAAGCAAGGAAATCTGAGGGTGAAAATAAGAGCGTGCAAGAAGAAGACTCCATTGATTTTGCTGCTGCAACAACTGCGACATTAGGAGTTCCGTCGCCATGCCTTTCAAGAGGTAGATCATTTGACGATCATCCAATCTCAACCTCTGTTGACCAAAGAAGAGGGAAAGGTgacatggaagaagaagaagagctgaTGAGAGCCTTGAACCTCTCTAGATCTGAAATGTCCACTCCAGTTAACGTTTCCATGTCTCCTGTTGCTGATTGGAGTAATCCATCTCCTAAACTAGAGGAAAGCACACATCAGTGTTCTGGATTGGGAACTCATGCTGATTCTTTGGGGGTACAAAATGGAGCTGAATCTGAAAAGTTGTATCAGTCAGACTCGTTTGCACCACAAGTATCCAATTCATCCAGTGACTGGAAGGATGATGTCACAGCAGAGGATGGGTCAACCAGGGCTGGTTCTGGATATAACACTGGTCAGTCAATCTCTGAAGGATCCACGAAACTTTTAATATCCAGTGACTCAAAGGAGACTGTAAGGACTGATATGTTAATGCAGAAAGTGGATCCACCTCTGCTATCTACCGAAGAAGATGGTTCTGACTGGTGCTGCACTAACAAAGACCTGATGATTGCTTCAGGAGAGGATCAATCTGCGAGACATGATAAGCCCACTGATAATCTGATTGATTGCAACTCTGCAGTTTTTTCTGATCCAATTGCCCATTGTTCTGATTTCCTTTCCTCAAATGGAAGAGAAGAGCTTTCTGATGTTTCTGAGGCTGTCAGTTCAAGCTTTGAAGGGAGTGAGCCCATATATGAAGGAGAAGAACGCATTCTTGAATCTGTACTTATGACACATGAAAACCAAGAGCCAGTCTATGAAGGTGAGGCAATTCTTGCTGAGCAGGCTGACAAAACAGAGGAGGATAACAGTCCTAAACATTTGAACGATGAGGTCACTCGGCACCAAT GGCAACTGATAAAAAACTTTTTGGAAAATAATGCAAGCCAATTGACCATCTACGG CCTATTTTGCTTGCAAGAGGGGCTTAAAGAAAGAGAACTTTGTGTGTTTTTCCGTAATAATCATTTCAGCTCTATGTTTAAG ttcaATGGTGAACTCTATCTCTTGGCTACTGATCAAGGTTATATTAACCAACCTGATTTGGTGTGGGAAAAGTTAAATGAG GTAAATGGAGATACTGTTTTTATGACCGGTAACTTCATGGAATTTAAGGCCGAAAATCAAGTCAATGACTCATGGAATGAACAGAATGCCATGACCAGTACTGCT gATTATTTAGCTTCTCTTGAAAGTTCATCTCCATCAAGTTCAACTATAAA TTCTGACCTGCAACTGGCGATTGCGCTTCAACAACAGGAGTTTGAACAACAGCCTCCATGCCAGCAACAACAGCATCCACAACAGCCACCTGTTACTGTTCGTCCAAGGCTTGTCACAGGTCCTCAG GCACCCAGGAACTCCAGTGCTTCACAAAAGAGTGAATCAAGAGCCAAGGATAAGTGCGTTGTGATGTGA
- the LOC103710635 gene encoding uncharacterized protein LOC103710635 isoform X2 — MATEDRRKEAEAEVVYKTKVIQFLGRSTPIILQNDNGPCPLLAICNVLLLRNNLNLSLDASEVSLQKLLSLVAEKLIDSNSNVQDKDDVYVSNQQQNIADAIDLLPRLATGIDVNVHFRKINDFEFTRECAIFDLLDIGLYHGWIVDPQDTDTAAAIGSKSYNTLVGELVAFEARKSEGENKSVQEEDSIDFAAATTATLGVPSPCLSRGRSFDDHPISTSVDQRRGKGDMEEEEELMRALNLSRSEMSTPVNVSMSPVADWSNPSPKLEESTHQCSGLGTHADSLGVQNGAESEKLYQSDSFAPQVSNSSSDWKDDVTAEDGSTRAGSGYNTGQSISEGSTKLLISSDSKETVRTDMLMQKVDPPLLSTEEDGSDWCCTNKDLMIASGEDQSARHDKPTDNLIDCNSAVFSDPIAHCSDFLSSNGREELSDVSEAVSSSFEGSEPIYEGEERILESVLMTHENQEPVYEGEAILAEQADKTEEDNSPKHLNDEVTRHQWQLIKNFLENNASQLTIYGLFCLQEGLKERELCVFFRNNHFSSMFKFNGELYLLATDQGYINQPDLVWEKLNEVNGDTVFMTGNFMEFKAENQVNDSWNEQNAMTSTADYLASLESSSPSSSTINSDLQLAIALQQQEFEQQPPCQQQQHPQQPPVTVRPRLVTGPQLKTPCPNDVLDPEDEWFLHNILNHIMETMLFI; from the exons ATGGCGACGGAAGACCGGAGgaaggaggcggaggcggaggtcgTCTACAAGACGAAGGTTATCCAGTTCCTCGGCCGCTCCACCCCCATCATCCTCCAGAACGACAACGGTCCCTGCCCTCTGCTGGCCATCT GTAATGTCCTGCTGCTAAGGAATAACCTTAATCTGAGTTTGGATGCGTCGGAGGTCTCGCTGCAGAAGCTGCTTTCTCTTGTGGCAGAAAAGCTGATTGATTCCAACAGCAACGTTCAG GACAAGGATGATGTGTATGTTAGCAACCAGCAACAGAACATAGCAGATGCCATTGACCTGCTGCCTCGTCTTGCTACTGGAATTGATGTTAATGTGCATTTCAGGAA GATAAATGATTTTGAGTTCACACGGGAATGTGCCATATTTGATCTCCTTGATATTGGTTTGTACCATGGGTGGATAGTTGATCCTCAG GATACTGATACTGCAGCGGCAATTGGGTCCAAGTCTTACAATACACTTGTTGGTGAGCTTGTTGCCTTCGAAGCAAGGAAATCTGAGGGTGAAAATAAGAGCGTGCAAGAAGAAGACTCCATTGATTTTGCTGCTGCAACAACTGCGACATTAGGAGTTCCGTCGCCATGCCTTTCAAGAGGTAGATCATTTGACGATCATCCAATCTCAACCTCTGTTGACCAAAGAAGAGGGAAAGGTgacatggaagaagaagaagagctgaTGAGAGCCTTGAACCTCTCTAGATCTGAAATGTCCACTCCAGTTAACGTTTCCATGTCTCCTGTTGCTGATTGGAGTAATCCATCTCCTAAACTAGAGGAAAGCACACATCAGTGTTCTGGATTGGGAACTCATGCTGATTCTTTGGGGGTACAAAATGGAGCTGAATCTGAAAAGTTGTATCAGTCAGACTCGTTTGCACCACAAGTATCCAATTCATCCAGTGACTGGAAGGATGATGTCACAGCAGAGGATGGGTCAACCAGGGCTGGTTCTGGATATAACACTGGTCAGTCAATCTCTGAAGGATCCACGAAACTTTTAATATCCAGTGACTCAAAGGAGACTGTAAGGACTGATATGTTAATGCAGAAAGTGGATCCACCTCTGCTATCTACCGAAGAAGATGGTTCTGACTGGTGCTGCACTAACAAAGACCTGATGATTGCTTCAGGAGAGGATCAATCTGCGAGACATGATAAGCCCACTGATAATCTGATTGATTGCAACTCTGCAGTTTTTTCTGATCCAATTGCCCATTGTTCTGATTTCCTTTCCTCAAATGGAAGAGAAGAGCTTTCTGATGTTTCTGAGGCTGTCAGTTCAAGCTTTGAAGGGAGTGAGCCCATATATGAAGGAGAAGAACGCATTCTTGAATCTGTACTTATGACACATGAAAACCAAGAGCCAGTCTATGAAGGTGAGGCAATTCTTGCTGAGCAGGCTGACAAAACAGAGGAGGATAACAGTCCTAAACATTTGAACGATGAGGTCACTCGGCACCAAT GGCAACTGATAAAAAACTTTTTGGAAAATAATGCAAGCCAATTGACCATCTACGG CCTATTTTGCTTGCAAGAGGGGCTTAAAGAAAGAGAACTTTGTGTGTTTTTCCGTAATAATCATTTCAGCTCTATGTTTAAG ttcaATGGTGAACTCTATCTCTTGGCTACTGATCAAGGTTATATTAACCAACCTGATTTGGTGTGGGAAAAGTTAAATGAG GTAAATGGAGATACTGTTTTTATGACCGGTAACTTCATGGAATTTAAGGCCGAAAATCAAGTCAATGACTCATGGAATGAACAGAATGCCATGACCAGTACTGCT gATTATTTAGCTTCTCTTGAAAGTTCATCTCCATCAAGTTCAACTATAAA TTCTGACCTGCAACTGGCGATTGCGCTTCAACAACAGGAGTTTGAACAACAGCCTCCATGCCAGCAACAACAGCATCCACAACAGCCACCTGTTACTGTTCGTCCAAGGCTTGTCACAGGTCCTCAG TTAAAAACTCCATGTCCAAATGATGTTCTGGATCCGGAAGATGAATGGTTTTTACATAACATTTTGAATCATATCATGGAGACAATGTTGTTCATATAg
- the LOC103710635 gene encoding uncharacterized protein LOC103710635 isoform X9 — protein MATEDRRKEAEAEVVYKTKVIQFLGRSTPIILQNDNGPCPLLAICNVLLLRNNLNLSLDASEVSLQKLLSLVAEKLIDSNSNVQDKDDVYVSNQQQNIADAIDLLPRLATGIDVNVHFRKINDFEFTRECAIFDLLDIGLYHGWIVDPQDTDTAAAIGSKSYNTLVGELVAFEARKSEGENKSVQEEDSIDFAAATTATLGVPSPCLSRGRSFDDHPISTSVDQRRGKGDMEEEEELMRALNLSRSEMSTPVNVSMSPVADWSNPSPKLEESTHQCSGLGTHADSLGVQNGAESEKLYQSDSFAPQVSNSSSDWKDDVTAEDGSTRAGSGYNTGQSISEGSTKLLISSDSKETVRTDMLMQKVDPPLLSTEEDGSDWCCTNKDLMIASGEDQSARHDKPTDNLIDCNSAVFSDPIAHCSDFLSSNGREELSDVSEAVSSSFEGSEPIYEGEERILESVLMTHENQEPVYEGEAILAEQADKTEEDNSPKHLNDEVTRHQWQLIKNFLENNASQLTIYGCLLFHSLFCLQEGLKERELCVFFRNNHFSSMFKFNGELYLLATDQGYINQPDLVWEKLNEVNGDTVFMTGNFMEFKAENQVNDSWNEQNAMTSTADYLASLESSSPSSSTIKSLNNSLHASNNSIHNSHLLLFVQGLSQVLS, from the exons ATGGCGACGGAAGACCGGAGgaaggaggcggaggcggaggtcgTCTACAAGACGAAGGTTATCCAGTTCCTCGGCCGCTCCACCCCCATCATCCTCCAGAACGACAACGGTCCCTGCCCTCTGCTGGCCATCT GTAATGTCCTGCTGCTAAGGAATAACCTTAATCTGAGTTTGGATGCGTCGGAGGTCTCGCTGCAGAAGCTGCTTTCTCTTGTGGCAGAAAAGCTGATTGATTCCAACAGCAACGTTCAG GACAAGGATGATGTGTATGTTAGCAACCAGCAACAGAACATAGCAGATGCCATTGACCTGCTGCCTCGTCTTGCTACTGGAATTGATGTTAATGTGCATTTCAGGAA GATAAATGATTTTGAGTTCACACGGGAATGTGCCATATTTGATCTCCTTGATATTGGTTTGTACCATGGGTGGATAGTTGATCCTCAG GATACTGATACTGCAGCGGCAATTGGGTCCAAGTCTTACAATACACTTGTTGGTGAGCTTGTTGCCTTCGAAGCAAGGAAATCTGAGGGTGAAAATAAGAGCGTGCAAGAAGAAGACTCCATTGATTTTGCTGCTGCAACAACTGCGACATTAGGAGTTCCGTCGCCATGCCTTTCAAGAGGTAGATCATTTGACGATCATCCAATCTCAACCTCTGTTGACCAAAGAAGAGGGAAAGGTgacatggaagaagaagaagagctgaTGAGAGCCTTGAACCTCTCTAGATCTGAAATGTCCACTCCAGTTAACGTTTCCATGTCTCCTGTTGCTGATTGGAGTAATCCATCTCCTAAACTAGAGGAAAGCACACATCAGTGTTCTGGATTGGGAACTCATGCTGATTCTTTGGGGGTACAAAATGGAGCTGAATCTGAAAAGTTGTATCAGTCAGACTCGTTTGCACCACAAGTATCCAATTCATCCAGTGACTGGAAGGATGATGTCACAGCAGAGGATGGGTCAACCAGGGCTGGTTCTGGATATAACACTGGTCAGTCAATCTCTGAAGGATCCACGAAACTTTTAATATCCAGTGACTCAAAGGAGACTGTAAGGACTGATATGTTAATGCAGAAAGTGGATCCACCTCTGCTATCTACCGAAGAAGATGGTTCTGACTGGTGCTGCACTAACAAAGACCTGATGATTGCTTCAGGAGAGGATCAATCTGCGAGACATGATAAGCCCACTGATAATCTGATTGATTGCAACTCTGCAGTTTTTTCTGATCCAATTGCCCATTGTTCTGATTTCCTTTCCTCAAATGGAAGAGAAGAGCTTTCTGATGTTTCTGAGGCTGTCAGTTCAAGCTTTGAAGGGAGTGAGCCCATATATGAAGGAGAAGAACGCATTCTTGAATCTGTACTTATGACACATGAAAACCAAGAGCCAGTCTATGAAGGTGAGGCAATTCTTGCTGAGCAGGCTGACAAAACAGAGGAGGATAACAGTCCTAAACATTTGAACGATGAGGTCACTCGGCACCAAT GGCAACTGATAAAAAACTTTTTGGAAAATAATGCAAGCCAATTGACCATCTACGG TTGTCTCTTGTTTCACAGCCTATTTTGCTTGCAAGAGGGGCTTAAAGAAAGAGAACTTTGTGTGTTTTTCCGTAATAATCATTTCAGCTCTATGTTTAAG ttcaATGGTGAACTCTATCTCTTGGCTACTGATCAAGGTTATATTAACCAACCTGATTTGGTGTGGGAAAAGTTAAATGAG GTAAATGGAGATACTGTTTTTATGACCGGTAACTTCATGGAATTTAAGGCCGAAAATCAAGTCAATGACTCATGGAATGAACAGAATGCCATGACCAGTACTGCT gATTATTTAGCTTCTCTTGAAAGTTCATCTCCATCAAGTTCAACTATAAA GAGTTTGAACAACAGCCTCCATGCCAGCAACAACAGCATCCACAACAGCCACCTGTTACTGTTCGTCCAAGGCTTGTCACAGGTCCTCAG TTAA
- the LOC103710635 gene encoding uncharacterized protein LOC103710635 isoform X7 encodes MATEDRRKEAEAEVVYKTKVIQFLGRSTPIILQNDNGPCPLLAICNVLLLRNNLNLSLDASEVSLQKLLSLVAEKLIDSNSNVQDKDDVYVSNQQQNIADAIDLLPRLATGIDVNVHFRKINDFEFTRECAIFDLLDIGLYHGWIVDPQDTDTAAAIGSKSYNTLVGELVAFEARKSEGENKSVQEEDSIDFAAATTATLGVPSPCLSRGRSFDDHPISTSVDQRRGKGDMEEEEELMRALNLSRSEMSTPVNVSMSPVADWSNPSPKLEESTHQCSGLGTHADSLGVQNGAESEKLYQSDSFAPQVSNSSSDWKDDVTAEDGSTRAGSGYNTGQSISEGSTKLLISSDSKETVRTDMLMQKVDPPLLSTEEDGSDWCCTNKDLMIASGEDQSARHDKPTDNLIDCNSAVFSDPIAHCSDFLSSNGREELSDVSEAVSSSFEGSEPIYEGEERILESVLMTHENQEPVYEGEAILAEQADKTEEDNSPKHLNDEVTRHQWQLIKNFLENNASQLTIYGLFCLQEGLKERELCVFFRNNHFSSMFKFNGELYLLATDQGYINQPDLVWEKLNEVNGDTVFMTGNFMEFKAENQVNDSWNEQNAMTSTADYLASLESSSPSSSTIKSLNNSLHASNNSIHNSHLLLFVQGLSQVLRHPGTPVLHKRVNQEPRISAL; translated from the exons ATGGCGACGGAAGACCGGAGgaaggaggcggaggcggaggtcgTCTACAAGACGAAGGTTATCCAGTTCCTCGGCCGCTCCACCCCCATCATCCTCCAGAACGACAACGGTCCCTGCCCTCTGCTGGCCATCT GTAATGTCCTGCTGCTAAGGAATAACCTTAATCTGAGTTTGGATGCGTCGGAGGTCTCGCTGCAGAAGCTGCTTTCTCTTGTGGCAGAAAAGCTGATTGATTCCAACAGCAACGTTCAG GACAAGGATGATGTGTATGTTAGCAACCAGCAACAGAACATAGCAGATGCCATTGACCTGCTGCCTCGTCTTGCTACTGGAATTGATGTTAATGTGCATTTCAGGAA GATAAATGATTTTGAGTTCACACGGGAATGTGCCATATTTGATCTCCTTGATATTGGTTTGTACCATGGGTGGATAGTTGATCCTCAG GATACTGATACTGCAGCGGCAATTGGGTCCAAGTCTTACAATACACTTGTTGGTGAGCTTGTTGCCTTCGAAGCAAGGAAATCTGAGGGTGAAAATAAGAGCGTGCAAGAAGAAGACTCCATTGATTTTGCTGCTGCAACAACTGCGACATTAGGAGTTCCGTCGCCATGCCTTTCAAGAGGTAGATCATTTGACGATCATCCAATCTCAACCTCTGTTGACCAAAGAAGAGGGAAAGGTgacatggaagaagaagaagagctgaTGAGAGCCTTGAACCTCTCTAGATCTGAAATGTCCACTCCAGTTAACGTTTCCATGTCTCCTGTTGCTGATTGGAGTAATCCATCTCCTAAACTAGAGGAAAGCACACATCAGTGTTCTGGATTGGGAACTCATGCTGATTCTTTGGGGGTACAAAATGGAGCTGAATCTGAAAAGTTGTATCAGTCAGACTCGTTTGCACCACAAGTATCCAATTCATCCAGTGACTGGAAGGATGATGTCACAGCAGAGGATGGGTCAACCAGGGCTGGTTCTGGATATAACACTGGTCAGTCAATCTCTGAAGGATCCACGAAACTTTTAATATCCAGTGACTCAAAGGAGACTGTAAGGACTGATATGTTAATGCAGAAAGTGGATCCACCTCTGCTATCTACCGAAGAAGATGGTTCTGACTGGTGCTGCACTAACAAAGACCTGATGATTGCTTCAGGAGAGGATCAATCTGCGAGACATGATAAGCCCACTGATAATCTGATTGATTGCAACTCTGCAGTTTTTTCTGATCCAATTGCCCATTGTTCTGATTTCCTTTCCTCAAATGGAAGAGAAGAGCTTTCTGATGTTTCTGAGGCTGTCAGTTCAAGCTTTGAAGGGAGTGAGCCCATATATGAAGGAGAAGAACGCATTCTTGAATCTGTACTTATGACACATGAAAACCAAGAGCCAGTCTATGAAGGTGAGGCAATTCTTGCTGAGCAGGCTGACAAAACAGAGGAGGATAACAGTCCTAAACATTTGAACGATGAGGTCACTCGGCACCAAT GGCAACTGATAAAAAACTTTTTGGAAAATAATGCAAGCCAATTGACCATCTACGG CCTATTTTGCTTGCAAGAGGGGCTTAAAGAAAGAGAACTTTGTGTGTTTTTCCGTAATAATCATTTCAGCTCTATGTTTAAG ttcaATGGTGAACTCTATCTCTTGGCTACTGATCAAGGTTATATTAACCAACCTGATTTGGTGTGGGAAAAGTTAAATGAG GTAAATGGAGATACTGTTTTTATGACCGGTAACTTCATGGAATTTAAGGCCGAAAATCAAGTCAATGACTCATGGAATGAACAGAATGCCATGACCAGTACTGCT gATTATTTAGCTTCTCTTGAAAGTTCATCTCCATCAAGTTCAACTATAAA GAGTTTGAACAACAGCCTCCATGCCAGCAACAACAGCATCCACAACAGCCACCTGTTACTGTTCGTCCAAGGCTTGTCACAGGTCCTCAG GCACCCAGGAACTCCAGTGCTTCACAAAAGAGTGAATCAAGAGCCAAGGATAAGTGCGTTGTGA